One part of the Streptomyces nigra genome encodes these proteins:
- a CDS encoding ATP-dependent 6-phosphofructokinase: MRIGVLTAGGDCPGLNAVIRSVVHRAVTQYGDEVIGFEDGFAGLLDGHYRTLDLEAVSGILARGGTILGSSRLERARLREACENAPDIARDFGIDALIPIGGEGTLTAARMLSDAGLPVVGVPKTIDNDISSTDRTFGFDTAVGVATEAMDRLKTTAESHQRVMVVEVMGRHAGWIALESGMAAGAHGICLPERPFDPADLVKMVEERFARGKKFAVICVAEGAHPADGSMDYGKGEIDQFGHERFQGIGTALAFELERRLGKEAKPVILGHVQRGGVPTAYDRVLATRFGWHAVEAAHRGEFGRMTALRGTDIVMVPLAEAVTELKTVPKDRMDEAESVF; the protein is encoded by the coding sequence ATGCGCATCGGAGTTCTCACCGCAGGCGGCGACTGCCCCGGCCTGAACGCCGTGATCCGGTCGGTCGTGCACCGCGCCGTCACCCAGTACGGCGACGAGGTGATCGGCTTCGAGGACGGCTTCGCGGGCCTGCTCGACGGCCACTACCGCACCCTCGACCTGGAGGCGGTCAGCGGCATCCTGGCCCGTGGCGGCACCATACTCGGCTCCTCCCGCCTCGAGCGCGCCCGGCTGCGCGAGGCCTGTGAGAACGCCCCCGACATCGCCCGTGACTTCGGTATCGACGCGCTCATCCCGATCGGCGGCGAGGGCACCCTGACGGCCGCCCGGATGCTCTCCGACGCGGGCCTGCCGGTCGTCGGCGTCCCCAAGACGATCGACAACGACATCTCCTCCACGGACCGCACCTTCGGCTTCGACACCGCCGTCGGCGTCGCCACCGAGGCCATGGACCGCCTCAAGACGACGGCCGAGTCGCACCAGCGCGTCATGGTCGTCGAGGTCATGGGCCGGCACGCGGGCTGGATCGCCCTGGAGTCCGGCATGGCCGCCGGTGCGCACGGCATCTGCCTCCCGGAGCGCCCGTTCGACCCCGCCGACCTCGTCAAGATGGTCGAGGAGCGCTTCGCCCGCGGCAAGAAGTTCGCCGTGATCTGCGTCGCGGAGGGCGCCCACCCCGCCGACGGCAGCATGGACTACGGCAAGGGCGAGATCGACCAGTTCGGCCACGAGCGCTTCCAGGGCATCGGCACCGCCCTCGCCTTCGAGCTGGAGCGGCGCCTCGGCAAGGAGGCCAAGCCGGTCATCCTCGGCCATGTCCAGCGCGGCGGCGTGCCCACCGCGTACGACCGCGTCCTCGCGACCCGGTTCGGCTGGCACGCCGTGGAGGCCGCCCACCGCGGCGAGTTCGGCAGGATGACGGCCCTGCGCGGCACGGACATCGTGATGGTCCCGCTCGCCGAGGCCGTCACCGAGCTGAAGACGGTCCCCAAGGACCGCATGGACGAGGCGGAGTCCGTCTTCTAG
- a CDS encoding helix-turn-helix domain-containing protein yields MRRPPAQPNQPPHRSSHRNPPTPPFNAPTARRLRAGLSMGPEHVAYGMRVSYGLPHVTGDLVLAWERELLAPDNAELTALAGVLWCSPGELLGKPRTLREHRVARGLAPEDVARAVGHDLHAYLRMEEHDAWRGTDRQSAALADVLGLSLPDFITVTGRDGRLADLLRSAVTTRWQAYVRPVGAMAPLDRRLIQEALRELHQEYQGQMTATLSWGAGSGDSSAAGRAFLDGIVERFWTAVQGGTP; encoded by the coding sequence GTGCGCCGACCGCCAGCTCAGCCGAACCAGCCGCCCCACCGTTCCAGCCATCGCAATCCGCCCACCCCGCCGTTCAACGCCCCCACCGCCCGCCGTCTGAGAGCCGGCCTCAGCATGGGGCCCGAGCACGTCGCCTACGGCATGCGGGTCTCCTACGGCCTTCCCCATGTCACCGGGGACCTCGTCCTCGCATGGGAGCGCGAACTCCTCGCGCCGGACAACGCCGAACTCACCGCCCTCGCGGGCGTCCTGTGGTGCTCGCCGGGCGAACTGCTCGGGAAACCCCGGACGTTGCGCGAGCACCGTGTCGCCCGGGGCCTCGCGCCCGAGGACGTGGCCCGTGCCGTCGGGCACGATCTGCACGCCTACCTGCGGATGGAGGAGCACGACGCCTGGCGGGGCACCGACCGCCAGTCCGCCGCGCTCGCCGACGTGCTCGGGCTGTCGCTGCCCGACTTCATCACCGTGACCGGCCGTGACGGACGCCTGGCCGACCTGCTGCGCAGCGCGGTGACGACGCGCTGGCAGGCGTACGTCCGCCCGGTGGGCGCGATGGCGCCGCTGGACCGGCGGCTGATCCAGGAGGCCCTGCGGGAGCTGCACCAGGAGTACCAGGGGCAGATGACCGCCACCCTCAGCTGGGGTGCGGGCTCCGGCGACTCCAGCGCGGCGGGCCGGGCGTTCCTGGACGGGATCGTCGAGCGCTTCTGGACGGCGGTGCAGGGCGGCACCCCCTGA
- a CDS encoding carbohydrate ABC transporter permease, protein MARTLTSRRASHRLAADAGLLVVAAAFVLPLAWVVLSALDPHADLRVKLPDGLTLDNFDAVMTPEITFTPLLNSLLLCAGGTLLTVACAALAAYPLSRFRSRFNRPFLLTVLFATSLPITAIMVPVYALFVQVNLIDTMEGTIFFFAASQLPFAIWLMKNFMDGVPKELEEAAWTDGASSLQSLVRIVLPLMGPGVAVVTVFSFVMMWGNFFVPFMLLLTPDQMPAAVSINEFFGNRGTVVYGQLAAFSILYSTPVILLYVLVARRLGGGFALGGAVKG, encoded by the coding sequence ATGGCGCGTACGCTCACGTCCCGCCGGGCCTCGCACCGGCTGGCCGCCGACGCCGGACTGCTGGTGGTGGCCGCCGCGTTCGTGCTGCCGCTGGCCTGGGTGGTGCTGTCCGCCCTGGACCCGCACGCGGATCTGCGGGTGAAGCTGCCCGACGGTCTGACCCTGGACAACTTCGACGCGGTCATGACCCCGGAGATCACCTTCACCCCGCTGCTGAACAGCCTGCTGCTGTGCGCCGGCGGGACCCTGCTGACGGTGGCCTGCGCGGCGCTGGCCGCCTATCCGCTGTCGCGGTTCCGGTCCCGGTTCAACCGGCCGTTCCTGCTGACGGTCCTGTTCGCGACGAGTCTGCCGATCACCGCGATCATGGTGCCGGTGTACGCGCTGTTCGTGCAGGTGAACCTGATCGACACGATGGAGGGCACGATCTTCTTCTTCGCCGCGTCCCAACTGCCGTTCGCCATCTGGCTGATGAAGAACTTCATGGACGGGGTGCCGAAGGAGCTGGAGGAGGCGGCCTGGACGGACGGTGCGTCGTCGCTCCAGTCGCTGGTGCGGATCGTGCTGCCTCTGATGGGGCCGGGTGTGGCGGTCGTGACCGTGTTCTCGTTCGTGATGATGTGGGGGAACTTCTTCGTCCCGTTCATGCTGCTGCTGACCCCGGACCAGATGCCGGCGGCGGTGAGCATCAACGAGTTCTTCGGCAACCGGGGCACCGTGGTCTACGGGCAGCTGGCCGCGTTCTCGATCCTGTACTCGACGCCGGTGATCCTGTTGTACGTGCTGGTGGCGCGGCGGCTGGGCGGCGGGTTCGCGCTGGGCGGGGCGGTCAAGGGGTGA
- a CDS encoding carbohydrate ABC transporter permease gives MSTATDPGLEKRPGPAAAPPRRAARPRRVPLLRVLPLTPAVVLLLLFLAGPIAYCAYIAFTDLQLTGQAEDSFVGFENFTTAFGDDAFLNAVWLTLVFTVISALVGQNTLGLALAALMQRASKPVRTLVGGIVITAWVLPEVVAGFLLYAFFRREGTLNAVLDWLHLPTQNWLFTLPILAVSFANVWRGTAFSMLVYSAALNEIPKEITEAAEVDGAGGWRRLWHITLPMIRRSIGTNLMLITLQTLSVFGLIWVMTRGGPGGRSQTLPLFMYEEAFQKSMIGYGTAVALLLLVVGSLFSVVYLRLLRTEV, from the coding sequence GTGAGCACCGCCACCGACCCCGGCCTCGAGAAGAGGCCGGGTCCCGCCGCCGCGCCGCCCCGCCGGGCCGCCCGGCCCCGTCGCGTCCCGCTGCTGCGCGTCCTGCCGCTGACCCCGGCCGTCGTCCTGCTGCTGCTGTTCCTGGCCGGCCCGATCGCGTACTGCGCCTACATCGCGTTCACCGACCTCCAACTGACCGGGCAGGCCGAGGACTCTTTCGTCGGGTTCGAGAACTTCACCACCGCCTTCGGCGACGACGCGTTCCTGAACGCCGTGTGGCTCACCCTCGTCTTCACGGTGATCTCGGCGCTGGTCGGCCAGAACACGCTGGGGCTGGCCCTGGCGGCGCTGATGCAGCGTGCCTCGAAGCCGGTGCGCACCCTGGTCGGCGGCATCGTCATCACGGCGTGGGTGCTGCCGGAGGTCGTCGCCGGCTTTCTGCTGTACGCCTTCTTCCGCCGCGAGGGCACCCTGAACGCCGTACTGGACTGGCTCCATCTGCCCACCCAGAACTGGCTGTTCACCCTGCCGATCCTGGCGGTGTCCTTCGCGAACGTCTGGCGGGGCACGGCCTTCTCGATGCTGGTGTACTCCGCGGCCCTCAACGAGATCCCGAAGGAGATCACCGAGGCCGCGGAGGTCGACGGGGCCGGTGGCTGGCGCCGGCTGTGGCACATCACGCTGCCGATGATCCGGCGCTCCATCGGCACCAATCTGATGCTGATCACCCTGCAGACGCTGTCCGTGTTCGGGCTGATCTGGGTGATGACCCGGGGCGGTCCGGGCGGCCGCAGCCAGACGCTGCCGCTGTTCATGTACGAGGAGGCGTTCCAGAAGAGCATGATCGGCTACGGCACCGCGGTCGCCCTGCTGCTGCTCGTGGTGGGCTCGCTGTTCTCGGTGGTCTATCTGCGTCTGCTGCGAACGGAGGTCTGA
- a CDS encoding extracellular solute-binding protein, with translation MPVRPTAALPPLLAVALAAATLTACGGGSGSDPDTLKVSFKQSTDNSVKVMDTYLADIKKQFEKANPGKKVEFVPIKAPDSEYYTKLQQMLRSPKTAPDLVYEDTFLINSDITSGYLKPLDPYLAKWPDWDQFIDTAKAAAKGEDGKTYGVPDGTDTRGLWFDKGIFAKAGLPADWQPKTWDDVLDAARTIKKKVPGVTPLNVYTGKPAGEAATMQGFEMLLYGTNDGSSDPLYDKGSKKWIAGSQGFKDALAFVETVYKEKLGPDVSDALDPNFGTRVRGELLPEGKLGIDLDGSWLPQDWLEGSGHEWPEWSRKLGLAAMPTQHGQAPGKVSMSGGWTWAIPAKAGNPDLAFEFVKTMQTKANAKKWYIANSGIAVREDVAADPAYVDAQPGIKFFTDLVASTHYRPAYPAYPKVSTAIQEAMEGVTTGDASVEEAAKAYDEELESATDGQVIEK, from the coding sequence ATGCCCGTGCGCCCCACCGCCGCCCTGCCCCCGCTCCTCGCCGTCGCCCTCGCCGCCGCCACGCTCACCGCGTGCGGTGGCGGTTCCGGCAGCGACCCGGACACGCTGAAGGTCTCCTTCAAGCAGTCCACGGACAACTCCGTGAAGGTGATGGACACCTATCTCGCGGACATCAAGAAGCAGTTCGAGAAGGCGAACCCCGGCAAGAAGGTGGAGTTCGTCCCCATCAAGGCCCCGGACTCGGAGTACTACACCAAGCTGCAGCAGATGCTCCGCTCCCCCAAGACCGCTCCCGACCTGGTCTACGAGGACACCTTCCTCATCAACTCGGACATCACCAGCGGGTACTTGAAGCCGCTCGACCCGTACCTCGCGAAATGGCCGGACTGGGACCAGTTCATCGACACGGCCAAGGCCGCGGCCAAGGGCGAGGACGGCAAGACGTACGGCGTCCCGGACGGCACCGACACCCGGGGGCTGTGGTTCGACAAGGGGATCTTCGCCAAGGCGGGCCTTCCCGCCGACTGGCAGCCGAAGACCTGGGACGACGTCCTCGACGCGGCCCGCACGATCAAGAAGAAGGTCCCCGGCGTCACCCCCCTCAACGTCTACACCGGCAAGCCCGCCGGCGAGGCCGCCACCATGCAGGGCTTCGAGATGCTGCTGTACGGCACGAACGACGGCTCCTCGGACCCGCTGTACGACAAGGGGTCCAAGAAGTGGATCGCCGGAAGCCAGGGCTTCAAGGACGCCCTGGCGTTCGTGGAGACGGTCTACAAGGAGAAGCTGGGACCGGACGTCTCGGACGCCCTGGACCCCAACTTCGGTACCCGGGTGCGCGGTGAGCTGCTGCCCGAGGGCAAGCTCGGCATCGATCTCGACGGGTCCTGGCTGCCGCAGGACTGGCTGGAGGGCAGCGGCCACGAGTGGCCGGAGTGGTCGCGGAAGCTGGGGCTGGCCGCCATGCCCACCCAGCACGGGCAGGCGCCCGGCAAGGTGAGCATGTCCGGCGGCTGGACCTGGGCGATCCCCGCCAAGGCCGGAAACCCGGACCTCGCCTTCGAGTTCGTGAAGACCATGCAGACCAAGGCGAACGCGAAGAAGTGGTACATCGCCAACTCCGGTATCGCGGTCCGCGAGGACGTCGCCGCCGACCCCGCGTACGTCGACGCGCAGCCCGGCATCAAGTTCTTCACCGATCTGGTGGCCTCCACGCACTACCGGCCCGCCTACCCGGCGTACCCCAAGGTCTCCACCGCGATCCAGGAGGCGATGGAGGGCGTCACCACGGGTGACGCGTCGGTGGAGGAGGCGGCGAAGGCGTACGACGAGGAGCTGGAATCGGCGACCGACGGCCAGGTGATCGAGAAGTGA
- a CDS encoding response regulator, whose translation MTGGGAAQPIRVLVVEDDPVAADAHVMYVGRVPGFVAVGTAHTGAEARRALERTPVDLLLLDLHLPDVHGLQLARSLRAAGHHADVIAVTSARDLAVVREGVSLGVVQYVLKPFTFATLRDRLVRYAEFHAAVGEASGQDEVDRALAALRAPGPAALPKGLSGPTLERVTGAVRDTDGGLTAAGVAEAVGISRITARRYLEHLVDAGRAERRPVYGQVGRPELVYRWVPGPGTGR comes from the coding sequence ATGACAGGGGGCGGCGCCGCGCAGCCGATCCGGGTGCTGGTGGTCGAGGACGACCCGGTCGCCGCGGACGCGCATGTGATGTACGTCGGCCGGGTGCCGGGCTTCGTCGCGGTCGGTACGGCGCACACGGGCGCGGAGGCGCGCCGGGCGCTGGAGCGGACGCCGGTGGATCTGCTGCTGCTGGATCTGCATCTGCCGGATGTGCACGGGCTGCAGCTGGCCCGGTCGCTGCGGGCCGCCGGGCATCACGCGGACGTGATCGCGGTGACGTCGGCCCGGGATCTCGCGGTGGTGCGCGAGGGGGTGTCGCTGGGCGTCGTGCAGTACGTGCTGAAACCGTTCACCTTCGCCACGCTGCGGGACCGGCTGGTGCGGTACGCGGAGTTCCACGCGGCCGTCGGCGAGGCGAGCGGCCAGGACGAGGTGGACCGGGCGCTCGCGGCGCTGCGGGCGCCGGGTCCGGCGGCGCTTCCGAAGGGCCTGAGCGGTCCGACGCTGGAGCGGGTGACCGGTGCGGTGCGGGACACGGACGGCGGGCTGACGGCGGCCGGGGTCGCCGAGGCCGTGGGGATCTCCCGGATCACGGCCCGCCGCTATCTGGAGCATCTGGTCGATGCCGGGCGGGCCGAACGCAGGCCGGTGTACGGGCAGGTGGGGCGACCGGAACTGGTGTACCGGTGGGTACCGGGGCCGGGGACGGGCCGATAG
- a CDS encoding sensor histidine kinase: protein MRIPVPRPRSLAGQLFAMQAVLIAVLFSGYAVFTYLSDRDQAEDAAGRQAAAVAQAIADAPSTREAIRTDDPTADLQPYALRVQRDAEVDFVTIMDPRGIRWTHPDDRQIGRPFRGHTERALHGEPFTETYTGTLGPSVRAVVPIYDGGTGRNDIVGLVSAGIRVEEISKRVQEQLTALIGGAAGALTLGAVGTYVINARLRRHTHGMNAAELSRMHDYHQAALHAVREGLLMLDGQFRVALINDGGRELLGVGDVVGRSVAELGLPAPLTGALLASEPRVDEVHLTAERVLVVNTSPVSGGERRGTVVTLRDVTELQSVMGELDSERGFTQALRSQAHEAANRLHTVVSLIELGRAEEAVEFATAELELAQALTDQVVAAVSEPVLAALLLGKTAQANERGVELVVSEDSRLDDGLLSEALPARDLVTVLGNLIDNAVDAAQGSVGARVTVTAYARDGELVLRVTDTGTGVDPAHAEAVFRRGFSTKPAGPGGRGLGLALVRQVVTRHRGELAVTRAEGGGAVFEVRLRLADGGSGDPGAGTVPAQGGSAEDAVAVRGDV, encoded by the coding sequence ATGCGTATCCCCGTCCCGAGACCCCGCAGCCTGGCCGGGCAGCTGTTCGCCATGCAGGCCGTGCTGATCGCGGTGCTGTTCTCCGGGTACGCCGTGTTCACCTACCTCAGCGACCGCGATCAGGCCGAGGACGCGGCGGGCCGGCAGGCCGCGGCGGTGGCTCAGGCGATCGCCGACGCCCCGTCGACCCGCGAGGCCATCCGCACCGACGACCCGACGGCCGACCTCCAGCCGTACGCGCTGCGGGTCCAGCGGGACGCCGAGGTCGACTTCGTCACGATCATGGATCCGCGCGGGATCCGCTGGACCCACCCGGACGACCGGCAGATAGGGCGGCCCTTCCGCGGGCACACCGAGCGCGCGCTGCACGGGGAGCCGTTCACGGAGACCTACACCGGCACCCTGGGCCCCTCGGTGCGGGCGGTGGTGCCGATCTACGACGGCGGCACCGGCCGGAACGACATCGTGGGCCTGGTCAGCGCGGGCATCCGGGTGGAGGAGATCAGCAAGCGGGTGCAGGAGCAGTTGACCGCGCTGATCGGCGGCGCGGCGGGCGCGCTGACGCTGGGCGCGGTCGGCACGTATGTGATCAACGCGCGGCTGCGCCGGCACACCCACGGGATGAACGCGGCCGAGCTGAGCCGGATGCACGACTACCACCAGGCCGCCCTGCACGCGGTGCGCGAGGGTCTGCTGATGCTGGACGGGCAGTTCCGGGTGGCGCTCATCAACGACGGGGGCCGGGAGCTGCTGGGCGTCGGCGACGTGGTGGGCCGGTCCGTGGCGGAGCTGGGGCTGCCGGCGCCGCTGACGGGGGCGCTGCTCGCCTCCGAGCCCCGGGTGGACGAGGTGCATCTGACCGCGGAGCGGGTGCTGGTGGTGAACACCTCACCGGTCTCGGGCGGTGAGCGGCGGGGCACGGTGGTGACGCTGCGCGACGTGACCGAGCTGCAGTCGGTGATGGGCGAGCTGGACTCGGAACGGGGCTTCACGCAGGCGCTGCGCTCACAGGCGCACGAGGCGGCGAACCGGCTGCACACGGTGGTGTCGCTGATCGAGCTGGGGCGGGCCGAGGAGGCGGTGGAGTTCGCCACCGCCGAGCTGGAGCTGGCGCAGGCGCTCACCGACCAGGTCGTCGCGGCGGTCAGCGAGCCGGTGCTGGCGGCGCTGCTGCTCGGCAAGACCGCACAGGCCAACGAGCGGGGCGTGGAACTCGTCGTCTCCGAGGACAGCCGGCTCGACGACGGGCTGCTGAGCGAGGCGCTGCCCGCCCGGGACCTGGTGACGGTCCTGGGCAATCTGATCGACAACGCCGTGGACGCGGCACAGGGAAGCGTGGGGGCACGGGTGACGGTGACGGCGTACGCGCGGGACGGCGAGCTGGTGCTGCGGGTGACGGACACCGGCACCGGGGTGGACCCCGCGCACGCCGAGGCGGTGTTCCGGCGCGGGTTCTCCACGAAGCCGGCCGGGCCGGGCGGCCGGGGCCTGGGGCTGGCGCTGGTCCGGCAGGTCGTGACCCGGCACCGGGGGGAGCTGGCGGTGACCCGGGCCGAGGGCGGCGGGGCGGTGTTCGAGGTGCGTTTGCGCCTGGCGGACGGCGGCTCCGGTGACCCGGGTGCGGGTACCGTGCCCGCGCAGGGCGGGTCCGCCGAGGACGCCGTGGCCGTGAGAGGTGACGTATGA
- a CDS encoding cation:dicarboxylate symporter family transporter, with amino-acid sequence MAAASSPDTAPAAPVAKRDRTHYLYIAVIIAVALGITVGLVAPDFAVELKPIGTGFVALIKMMISPIIFCTIVLGIGSVRKAAKVGAVGGIALVYFLAMSLVALAIGLVVGNILEPGSGLAVTDAVKDVGQAQVDAEAKDTTEFLLGIIPTTIVSAFTSESVLQTLLIALLAGFALQAMGSAGEPILRGVQHIQRLVFRILAMVMWAAPIGAFGAIAAVTGSAGVDALKSLAVLMLGFYVTCFLFVFLVLGALLRIVAGLNVFTLFKYLGREFLLILSTSSSESALPRLIAKMEHLGVSKPVVGITVPTGYSFNLDGTMIYMTMASLFIADAMGTPMSIGEQIPLLLFLLVASKGAAGVTGAGLATLAGGLQSHKPALVDGIGLIVGIDRFMSEARALTNFAGNAVATVLIGTWTKEIDRERVDEVLAGRIPVDEKTLLDDHDHDHGHDTEPAPAEAPGQDGEKELAKA; translated from the coding sequence GTGGCCGCCGCCAGTTCCCCCGATACGGCACCTGCCGCACCCGTCGCCAAGCGGGACCGCACGCACTACCTCTACATCGCGGTGATCATCGCGGTGGCCCTCGGTATCACCGTGGGCCTGGTCGCGCCCGACTTCGCCGTGGAGCTGAAGCCCATCGGCACGGGCTTCGTCGCACTGATCAAGATGATGATCTCGCCGATCATCTTCTGCACGATCGTGCTGGGCATCGGCTCCGTGCGGAAGGCCGCCAAGGTCGGCGCCGTCGGCGGTATCGCGCTGGTCTACTTCCTGGCGATGTCGCTGGTCGCCCTCGCCATCGGCCTCGTCGTCGGCAACATCCTGGAGCCCGGTTCCGGCCTCGCCGTCACCGACGCCGTCAAGGACGTCGGCCAGGCGCAGGTGGACGCGGAGGCCAAGGACACCACCGAGTTCCTGCTCGGCATCATCCCGACCACGATCGTCTCCGCCTTCACCTCCGAGTCGGTCCTGCAGACCCTCCTGATCGCCCTGCTCGCCGGTTTCGCGCTGCAGGCCATGGGCTCCGCCGGCGAGCCGATCCTGCGCGGGGTGCAGCACATCCAGCGGCTCGTCTTCCGCATCCTCGCCATGGTGATGTGGGCCGCGCCGATCGGTGCCTTCGGCGCCATCGCCGCCGTCACCGGCTCGGCCGGCGTGGACGCGCTCAAGAGCCTCGCCGTGCTGATGCTGGGCTTCTACGTCACCTGCTTCCTGTTCGTCTTCCTGGTGCTGGGCGCGCTGCTGCGGATCGTCGCCGGCCTCAACGTCTTCACGCTGTTCAAGTACCTGGGCCGTGAGTTCCTGCTGATCCTGTCGACGTCGTCCTCCGAGTCGGCCCTGCCGCGCCTCATCGCGAAGATGGAGCACCTCGGCGTCAGCAAGCCCGTCGTCGGCATCACCGTCCCGACCGGCTACTCCTTCAACCTCGACGGCACCATGATCTACATGACCATGGCGTCCCTGTTCATCGCCGACGCCATGGGCACCCCGATGTCGATCGGCGAGCAGATCCCGCTGCTGCTCTTCCTGCTGGTCGCCTCCAAGGGCGCCGCCGGCGTCACCGGCGCCGGGCTCGCGACCCTGGCCGGAGGTCTGCAGTCGCACAAGCCGGCCCTGGTGGACGGCATCGGCCTGATCGTCGGCATCGACCGCTTCATGAGCGAGGCCCGCGCCCTGACGAACTTCGCGGGCAACGCCGTCGCCACCGTGCTCATCGGCACCTGGACGAAGGAGATCGACCGGGAGCGCGTCGACGAGGTGCTCGCGGGCCGTATCCCCGTCGACGAGAAGACTCTGCTCGACGACCACGACCACGACCACGGCCACGACACCGAGCCCGCCCCGGCCGAGGCCCCCGGCCAGGACGGCGAGAAGGAGCTCGCGAAGGCGTGA
- a CDS encoding MerR family transcriptional regulator, producing MRIGELAARAGTTTRTLRYYESRGLLPARRGPNGHRVYDEGDLRLLRQIRTLQDVGFDLEETRPFVECLRAGHAEGDTCPASLAVYRRKLDELDALIGELRAVREQIGLRLALAGSEPPLCELGGREL from the coding sequence ATGCGAATCGGCGAGCTGGCCGCACGGGCCGGGACCACGACGCGCACCCTGCGCTACTACGAGTCACGCGGGCTGCTGCCCGCGCGGCGCGGCCCCAACGGGCACCGGGTGTACGACGAGGGCGACCTGCGGTTGCTGCGGCAGATCAGGACGCTGCAGGACGTCGGGTTCGACCTGGAGGAGACCCGGCCGTTCGTGGAGTGCCTGCGGGCCGGCCATGCGGAGGGCGACACCTGTCCGGCCTCGCTCGCGGTGTACCGGCGCAAGCTGGACGAGCTCGACGCGCTGATCGGCGAGCTGCGGGCCGTCCGCGAGCAGATCGGGCTGCGGCTGGCGCTGGCCGGGAGCGAACCACCGTTGTGCGAACTGGGAGGGCGGGAGCTGTGA
- a CDS encoding thioredoxin family protein, with translation MTEVTDADFAAEVIGAELPVLVEFTADWCPPCRQMGPVLGALAAEEGERLKVVQLDVDTNPLTANAYKVLSMPTFLVFRDGEPVKAMVGARAKRRLLEELADVL, from the coding sequence GTGACCGAGGTGACGGACGCGGACTTCGCGGCGGAGGTGATCGGGGCGGAACTGCCGGTGCTGGTGGAGTTCACCGCCGACTGGTGCCCGCCGTGCCGGCAGATGGGGCCGGTGCTGGGCGCGCTGGCCGCGGAGGAGGGGGAGCGGCTGAAGGTCGTCCAGCTCGACGTGGACACCAATCCGCTGACGGCCAACGCCTACAAGGTGCTGTCCATGCCGACCTTCCTCGTCTTCCGTGACGGCGAGCCGGTGAAGGCGATGGTCGGGGCGCGGGCCAAGCGTCGGCTGCTGGAGGAGCTGGCAGACGTGCTCTGA